The following proteins come from a genomic window of Paenibacillus spongiae:
- a CDS encoding RNA polymerase sigma factor, with protein MSGSSVQRTIDAIWRIESAKLIAGLARMVRDVGLAEDLAQDALVIALERWPVTGIPDNPGAWLMTTAKRRAIDQIRRSKLREQKYEELGRGSDLYTEDDIDMALDGEVEDDLLRLIFTTCHPVLSQEARVALTLRLLGGLTTDEIARAFLLAESTIAQRIVRAKRTLSASKVAFEVPAGEELKQRLSTVLEVIYLMFNEGYAATSGDSWMRPMLCQEALRLGRILAEIAPAEPEVHGLVSLMEIQSSRFRTRVNAAGEPILLMDQNRALWDHLLIRRGLAALERARKLGRPLGPYALQAAISACHAQARTASETDWARIAALYEALSRVMPSPIVELNRAVAIAMAFGPAFGLQLVDELVAEPSLKDYHLLPSVRGDLLVKLGRTGEAREEFERAASLTRNARERGLLLKRAAECAASESGDCDQQGIDA; from the coding sequence GTGAGCGGCTCCTCCGTCCAGCGGACGATCGATGCCATCTGGCGCATCGAATCGGCCAAGCTAATCGCCGGACTGGCGCGGATGGTCCGCGACGTCGGCCTCGCGGAGGATCTTGCGCAGGACGCGCTCGTCATCGCATTGGAACGGTGGCCGGTCACCGGTATACCGGACAATCCCGGTGCTTGGCTGATGACAACGGCGAAGCGCCGCGCCATCGATCAGATCCGCAGGAGCAAGCTGCGCGAGCAGAAATACGAGGAACTCGGACGCGGCAGCGATCTGTATACCGAAGACGACATCGATATGGCGCTGGATGGCGAGGTTGAAGACGATCTCCTCCGGCTGATCTTCACGACCTGCCATCCCGTCTTATCCCAGGAGGCGCGTGTAGCATTGACGCTGCGGCTGCTCGGCGGGCTCACAACCGATGAAATCGCCCGCGCTTTCCTTCTTGCGGAATCGACCATCGCGCAGCGGATCGTCCGGGCGAAGCGGACGCTCAGCGCCTCGAAGGTTGCCTTCGAGGTGCCTGCCGGCGAAGAGCTCAAGCAACGCCTGTCGACCGTGCTTGAAGTGATCTATCTGATGTTCAATGAGGGGTATGCTGCAACTTCGGGTGACAGCTGGATGCGCCCGATGCTGTGTCAGGAGGCGCTCAGACTCGGACGCATTCTGGCGGAAATCGCGCCTGCGGAGCCGGAGGTTCACGGCTTGGTTTCCTTAATGGAGATCCAATCGTCCCGGTTCCGGACCCGGGTGAACGCTGCGGGGGAACCCATCCTGCTTATGGATCAGAACCGCGCATTATGGGATCATCTGCTGATCCGCCGCGGCTTGGCCGCTCTCGAACGCGCCCGGAAGCTGGGGCGTCCGCTCGGTCCTTATGCGCTGCAAGCTGCCATATCCGCATGCCATGCGCAGGCCCGTACCGCATCAGAGACCGATTGGGCGCGTATTGCCGCCCTGTACGAAGCCTTGTCGCGCGTCATGCCGTCGCCTATCGTGGAATTGAACCGCGCGGTGGCGATCGCCATGGCCTTCGGCCCGGCATTTGGTCTTCAACTCGTCGATGAGCTGGTCGCCGAACCGTCGCTCAAGGACTATCACCTGCTGCCAAGCGTTCGCGGCGATCTGCTGGTCAAGCTGGGCCGTACCGGCGAAGCCCGCGAAGAGTTCGAACGCGCCGCATCGCTGACGCGCAATGCAAGGGAGCGCGGGCTTCTGCTTAAGCGCGCCGCGGAATGCGCTGCGAGCGAATCGGGCGACTGCGATCAGCAAGGCATCGATGCGTGA
- a CDS encoding YciI family protein: MRYILMVKATGHSEAGVRPSREYREAMTAYKESLDKSGVLLAAEELQPSASGVRITYPAHGGKPKVTVGPFAREKELVAGYILMEVSSEEEAVEWAMRMPHPSVFSGGEVELRQLIEDANPPQAPHTRFLEADLRDQIDMLKKS, from the coding sequence GTGCGGTATATATTGATGGTCAAGGCCACCGGACATTCTGAAGCCGGCGTGAGGCCCAGCCGGGAGTATCGGGAGGCGATGACTGCCTACAAGGAGTCGCTGGACAAATCCGGCGTGCTTCTCGCAGCGGAAGAGCTGCAGCCGAGCGCAAGCGGGGTGCGGATTACCTATCCGGCGCACGGCGGCAAGCCGAAGGTGACGGTCGGACCTTTTGCGCGGGAGAAGGAGCTGGTTGCAGGCTACATCTTGATGGAGGTGAGCTCAGAAGAAGAAGCGGTCGAGTGGGCAATGCGCATGCCGCATCCGAGCGTCTTCAGCGGGGGCGAAGTCGAGCTCCGTCAGCTCATCGAGGATGCGAATCCGCCGCAAGCTCCGCATACGCGGTTCTTGGAGGCTGATCTGCGGGACCAAATCGATATGCTCAAAAAAAGTTAA
- a CDS encoding VOC family protein, with translation MGAQLTPYLMSENARAQAEFYKQALGGEIGSVLTFGETPGAPEAMKDKVMHMVLTVAGTNTLFLSDSFEPVPGSRSLNLSLSYGSEAEARTAYANLGEGGEFKHPFDRQPWGAYYGEVVDQFGVTWMIVTQ, from the coding sequence ATGGGAGCACAGCTTACCCCTTATTTGATGTCGGAGAATGCAAGAGCGCAGGCGGAATTTTATAAGCAAGCATTGGGAGGAGAAATCGGGTCCGTTCTTACGTTCGGTGAAACCCCGGGAGCGCCCGAAGCGATGAAGGATAAAGTCATGCATATGGTTTTGACGGTTGCGGGAACCAATACCCTGTTTCTGTCCGATTCCTTCGAACCGGTACCTGGCAGCAGAAGCCTTAATTTATCGTTATCGTACGGCAGCGAAGCCGAAGCCCGCACGGCCTATGCGAACCTTGGGGAGGGCGGCGAGTTCAAGCATCCGTTCGATCGTCAGCCGTGGGGGGCCTATTATGGCGAAGTCGTGGATCAATTCGGCGTCACGTGGATGATCGTCACGCAATAA
- a CDS encoding DUF1801 domain-containing protein, whose protein sequence is MNQEVTDFIEAVKEPWQGELCSRLREVVHGAVPDVQERIQYKKPHFLKNGKYAAVISTSKDAVSFTIFNAGGLSLPEGLFDGPPERKTIKLRQGHTADRDQLSSLVSQAASGL, encoded by the coding sequence ATGAACCAGGAAGTAACAGATTTCATTGAAGCGGTAAAGGAGCCTTGGCAAGGGGAGCTGTGCTCCCGCCTGCGCGAGGTTGTTCACGGGGCGGTTCCGGACGTCCAGGAGCGCATCCAGTACAAGAAGCCTCATTTTTTGAAAAATGGGAAATACGCCGCCGTGATCTCAACGTCGAAAGACGCGGTCAGCTTTACGATCTTTAATGCGGGCGGGCTATCGCTCCCGGAAGGATTGTTCGACGGTCCCCCGGAAAGAAAGACGATCAAGCTGCGGCAAGGGCACACGGCCGATCGCGATCAGCTGTCCTCGCTGGTTAGCCAAGCTGCCTCCGGATTGTAA